One genomic region from Cyanobium usitatum str. Tous encodes:
- a CDS encoding phycobilisome linker polypeptide — protein MRLFKITACIPCPEKSRSQRELQNTYFTKWVPYDSWFAEQQRIMKQGGKILKVELAAGRRQQNVGN, from the coding sequence ATGCGTCTGTTCAAGATCACGGCTTGCATTCCTTGCCCGGAAAAGAGCCGCTCCCAGCGTGAGCTTCAAAACACCTATTTCACCAAATGGGTGCCCTACGACAGCTGGTTCGCTGAGCAGCAGCGGATCATGAAGCAGGGCGGCAAGATCCTCAAAGTGGAACTAGCGGCTGGGCGTCGCCAACAGAACGTCGGCAACTGA